From one Azospirillum ramasamyi genomic stretch:
- a CDS encoding LysR family transcriptional regulator, with protein MRRAELNDLDAVIAIARRGSFRAAALDLGMSTTALSNAIGKLEAGLGVRLFNRTTRSVSLTDAGRVFVEQVGPALQDVHGALEAVRSQQTIPSGTLRINAFATAAREILSPLVLEFLRRHPQVHVDLVTEGRLVDIVADGFDFGVRVTDLVPSDMIAISLGRPQRYAVVGSPAYFRKHGRPRVPPDLLDHPCIRVRLPNGALFRWQFEKDGQPAQIDVDGPVTLDEASLARIAALEGIGLGFFMEQDVIADLAAGHLVRVLDDWTPPRSGLCLYYSGRRNPSAAFKAFIGLARELGAKGGSLDS; from the coding sequence ATGCGTCGGGCTGAACTGAACGATCTGGATGCGGTCATCGCCATCGCACGCCGGGGTTCGTTCCGCGCCGCGGCGCTCGATCTGGGCATGTCGACGACCGCGCTCAGCAACGCCATCGGAAAGCTCGAAGCGGGCCTCGGCGTCCGTCTGTTCAACCGGACGACGCGGAGTGTCTCGCTCACCGATGCGGGGCGGGTGTTCGTCGAGCAGGTTGGGCCGGCGTTGCAGGATGTTCACGGTGCCTTGGAAGCCGTGCGGTCGCAGCAGACGATTCCGTCAGGCACGTTGCGCATCAACGCCTTCGCCACAGCGGCGCGCGAAATCCTCTCGCCGCTGGTGCTGGAGTTTCTCCGCCGCCATCCGCAAGTGCATGTCGACCTTGTTACCGAGGGGCGACTGGTGGATATCGTCGCCGACGGATTCGACTTCGGTGTCCGGGTGACCGACCTCGTCCCCAGCGATATGATCGCGATTTCATTGGGGCGTCCGCAGCGATATGCCGTTGTCGGATCGCCGGCATATTTCAGGAAGCACGGCAGGCCGCGCGTACCGCCCGACCTCCTTGATCACCCATGCATTCGTGTCCGCCTGCCGAATGGAGCCCTTTTCCGGTGGCAATTCGAGAAAGACGGGCAACCGGCACAGATCGATGTTGATGGACCGGTCACCCTGGACGAGGCCAGTCTGGCACGGATCGCCGCCCTGGAAGGCATTGGTCTCGGCTTCTTCATGGAACAGGACGTGATAGCCGATTTGGCGGCGGGACATCTCGTTCGCGTGCTCGATGACTGGACGCCGCCGCGTTCCGGGCTCTGCCTCTACTATTCCGGACGGCGCAATCCCTCCGCCGCCTTCAAGGCCTTCATTGGCCTGGCCCGCGAACTCGGTGCAAAGGGCGGTTCTCTAGATTCGTGA
- a CDS encoding serine/threonine-protein kinase → MSSSPLSRAMPSPQAAMGSLDEAELCGVLADYHALPARTVIGIVLRPYLDPLCLTPTELIHLAKPLKACLEQGTLVEAAIGKVAAVQARAPGQEQMKRRQAIRSAVDESWTRARAAQAAFAAMPRGRGPVDWLLSQGTATPTGDAGYDLRVAVALELVEIRNWGGKLDRLLELHQWDRDEGLAAVVDGVIGDVLASAAAEAELFGANLLPGTLLSTQCDMLFGRIGMEAMGPTRIGVLNALFRQGKLPMAKAAVLDRIRRRLKAPQPLGRGAFDQEAELLKTLAGHLLTRDGLVGGAAMADALTVRYSRRLEQGGASAYRRSIIGLSEGQPDLICRIHYLTRVAAAPAGERHADEILASLDAAVGNEMLIENMLVQTPDTALLERDFARALAAIRSAPLPADDCERIAARAERSVDEYVKSGQLTARLKQVEPVLRRRIIRLAEVACSGLVREDGALPLMRQQILEVVRQPQFQAEIAQPDSDVAQAEVRRLLHLLDRLRQIATVPAPPPVAMPREMPVAMPMAMPVPAARQPGPRSVDTVCDPAAAAIAAMPAAALATVDAVPAGTLPAAAARTASEELCPNCHTARMRPGPCAGCGFPAKSDNRPGVHLAPGTLLHGRYRAGRVLGQGGFGATYLGWDDRLRVKVAIKEYYPANLIARLPNGAAVSPFSDEHAETFAEGLTKFLEEARTLARLREVREIVGVQDFFEANGTAYLVMELLEGRTMKKYLADCGGRIDVRRTLSVVTPIAKALQAIHDQGLIHRDVSPDNIFLTNGGDRKLLDFGAARQTARPGAGLTVILKPGYAPPEQYSNEGRQGPWSDVYALCATIYLALTGRTPPDATARFMNDKVPRLSELGAALPPGFEKVLMSGLAMRWQDRPQSMKDLLRAMTTALVGG, encoded by the coding sequence GTGTCCAGTTCACCGCTCAGCCGCGCGATGCCCTCGCCGCAGGCCGCCATGGGATCGCTCGACGAGGCGGAGCTGTGCGGCGTCCTGGCGGATTACCACGCGCTGCCGGCGCGGACGGTGATCGGCATCGTGCTGCGCCCATATCTGGACCCGCTGTGCCTGACCCCTACCGAACTGATCCATCTCGCCAAGCCGCTGAAAGCCTGCCTGGAACAGGGAACGCTGGTCGAGGCCGCGATCGGCAAGGTCGCCGCCGTGCAGGCCCGCGCGCCGGGGCAGGAGCAGATGAAGCGCCGTCAGGCCATCCGCAGCGCCGTGGATGAGAGCTGGACCAGGGCGCGCGCCGCCCAGGCCGCCTTTGCCGCCATGCCGCGCGGGCGCGGGCCGGTGGACTGGCTGCTGTCGCAGGGAACCGCCACGCCGACCGGCGACGCCGGCTACGATCTGCGGGTGGCGGTCGCCCTGGAACTGGTGGAGATCAGGAACTGGGGCGGCAAGCTGGACCGGCTGCTGGAACTGCACCAGTGGGACCGGGACGAAGGGCTGGCCGCCGTGGTGGACGGGGTGATCGGCGATGTCCTGGCCTCCGCCGCCGCGGAGGCGGAGTTGTTCGGCGCCAACCTGCTGCCCGGAACCCTGCTGTCCACCCAATGCGACATGCTGTTCGGCCGGATCGGCATGGAGGCCATGGGGCCGACTCGCATCGGCGTGCTGAACGCCCTGTTCCGGCAGGGCAAGCTGCCCATGGCGAAGGCCGCCGTTCTGGACCGCATCCGCCGGCGGCTGAAGGCGCCCCAGCCCTTGGGTCGCGGCGCCTTCGATCAGGAGGCGGAACTGCTGAAGACGTTGGCCGGGCATCTGCTGACCCGCGACGGGCTGGTCGGCGGGGCCGCGATGGCGGATGCGCTGACCGTGCGCTATTCGCGCCGGCTGGAGCAGGGCGGGGCCAGCGCCTATCGCCGCTCCATCATCGGCCTCAGCGAAGGGCAGCCGGATCTGATCTGCCGTATCCACTATCTCACCCGCGTCGCCGCCGCCCCAGCCGGAGAACGCCATGCGGACGAGATCCTCGCCTCGCTGGACGCCGCGGTCGGCAACGAGATGCTGATCGAGAACATGCTGGTGCAGACGCCGGACACGGCGCTGCTGGAGCGCGACTTCGCCCGCGCGCTGGCGGCCATCCGCTCCGCCCCGCTGCCGGCCGACGACTGCGAGCGGATCGCCGCCCGTGCCGAACGCTCCGTCGACGAGTATGTGAAGAGCGGCCAGCTTACCGCCCGGCTGAAGCAGGTGGAGCCGGTTCTGCGCCGCCGCATCATCCGGCTGGCGGAGGTCGCCTGTTCCGGCCTGGTGCGCGAGGACGGCGCCCTGCCGCTGATGCGGCAGCAGATCCTGGAGGTCGTCCGCCAGCCGCAGTTCCAGGCCGAGATCGCCCAGCCCGACAGCGACGTCGCCCAGGCCGAGGTGCGCCGGCTGCTGCATCTGCTCGACCGTCTGCGCCAGATTGCCACCGTGCCCGCTCCGCCCCCGGTGGCGATGCCAAGGGAGATGCCTGTGGCGATGCCAATGGCAATGCCGGTGCCGGCGGCGCGTCAGCCGGGTCCGCGCAGCGTCGATACCGTCTGCGATCCGGCCGCCGCGGCCATCGCCGCCATGCCCGCCGCAGCGCTGGCAACGGTGGATGCCGTTCCGGCCGGCACGCTGCCTGCCGCGGCCGCCCGGACGGCTTCGGAAGAGCTGTGCCCGAACTGCCATACCGCCCGGATGAGGCCCGGTCCCTGCGCCGGCTGCGGCTTTCCGGCGAAGTCGGACAACCGGCCGGGGGTGCATCTGGCGCCCGGCACGCTTCTGCATGGCCGTTACCGCGCAGGCCGGGTGCTGGGGCAGGGCGGGTTCGGCGCCACCTATCTGGGCTGGGACGACCGGCTGCGGGTGAAGGTGGCGATCAAGGAATATTATCCGGCCAACCTGATCGCGCGGCTTCCCAACGGCGCCGCCGTCTCTCCCTTCTCCGACGAGCATGCCGAAACCTTCGCCGAAGGCCTCACCAAATTCCTGGAGGAGGCGCGGACGCTGGCCCGCCTGCGCGAGGTGCGCGAGATCGTCGGCGTCCAGGATTTCTTCGAGGCGAACGGCACCGCCTATCTGGTGATGGAGCTGCTGGAAGGCCGGACCATGAAGAAGTATCTGGCCGATTGCGGCGGTCGGATCGACGTCAGGCGGACGCTGTCGGTGGTGACGCCCATCGCCAAGGCGCTGCAGGCCATCCACGACCAGGGGCTGATCCATCGCGACGTCAGTCCGGACAACATCTTCCTGACCAACGGCGGCGACCGCAAGCTGCTGGACTTCGGCGCCGCGCGGCAGACGGCCCGGCCGGGCGCCGGGCTGACCGTCATCCTGAAGCCAGGCTATGCTCCGCCGGAGCAGTATTCGAACGAGGGGCGCCAGGGGCCCTGGTCGGACGTGTATGCGCTGTGCGCCACGATCTATCTGGCGCTGACCGGCCGCACCCCGCCGGACGCCACCGCCCGCTTCATGAACGACAAGGTGCCGAGGCTGTCGGAACTGGGGGCGGCGCTGCCGCCGGGATTCGAGAAGGTGCTGATGTCCGGGCTGGCGATGCGCTGGCAGGACCGGCCGCAGTCGATGAAGGATCTGCTGCGCGCGATGACCACGGCGTTGGTCGGCGGCTGA
- a CDS encoding YdbH domain-containing protein, producing MRLGRAIAGTAAVAVTLGVVGLGGAILAGPALIGGIATELLHESGFAGAEVAVTGLRIADGWDGLRLEFTAGSGPLEAAAQTLDLPLSGRVALSGALRVGMDGGTLTVTPDGCLPALVDKLTINGQTLVFPQEATVCAVPDGPLLRWSPSAMTIAAEVRVPRLDVPAGGLRADRLVLRLGQDGNGRHADATVATLTNTARPAPVVPLAVILRAVQEGEGPWAIDGTAKDAKGLLSVTLAGSHDQTAGAGRVEVVAKPVALAPDGPGLAAVSPLAATFLEKASGTLSGKATVAWDAKGMTTTGQATVKGVAGVAGPVTVAGVAGTVTLSSLSPPVIPAGQKLSVGLLDVGIPLTDGTLLFGYGRDGRLDVGRAEWRWAGGTLRADPFKLAPAAPKGSVTLHADGIDAAKLLELIAVDGLEASGKLAGTLPVVFADDMVTLNGGVLESAAPGTLRYDPANPPAALKGEEGSPTAMLMGALTDFRYDSLRITIDGQAGGELSAGLSLRGANPSFYDGHPVALNLKLSGALDRILRQNLDVYRIPDTLRDRMTGFDQKDP from the coding sequence GTGAGGCTGGGACGGGCGATAGCGGGAACGGCGGCGGTTGCGGTGACGCTGGGCGTCGTCGGCCTTGGCGGTGCCATTCTGGCCGGTCCCGCCCTGATCGGCGGCATCGCGACCGAATTGCTGCACGAGTCAGGGTTCGCCGGAGCCGAGGTTGCCGTCACCGGATTGCGGATCGCCGATGGCTGGGACGGGCTGCGGCTGGAGTTCACCGCGGGCAGCGGGCCGCTGGAGGCCGCGGCCCAGACGCTGGACCTGCCGCTGTCCGGCCGCGTCGCGCTGTCCGGCGCGCTGCGGGTGGGGATGGATGGCGGGACGCTGACCGTCACCCCCGACGGCTGCCTGCCCGCCCTTGTGGATAAGCTGACGATCAACGGCCAGACGCTGGTCTTCCCGCAGGAGGCGACGGTCTGCGCCGTGCCGGATGGACCTCTGCTGCGCTGGTCGCCGTCGGCGATGACCATCGCCGCGGAGGTGAGGGTTCCGCGGCTCGACGTGCCGGCCGGCGGCCTGCGTGCCGACCGGCTGGTGCTGCGGCTGGGGCAGGACGGGAACGGGCGTCACGCCGACGCCACCGTCGCCACGCTGACCAACACCGCCAGGCCGGCTCCGGTCGTGCCGCTCGCCGTCATCCTCCGCGCCGTCCAGGAGGGGGAGGGGCCTTGGGCCATCGACGGCACGGCGAAGGATGCGAAGGGCCTGCTGTCCGTCACGCTGGCCGGCAGCCATGACCAGACCGCCGGCGCCGGCCGGGTGGAGGTGGTGGCGAAGCCGGTCGCGCTTGCCCCGGACGGGCCGGGACTGGCCGCCGTTTCACCGCTGGCGGCGACTTTTCTCGAGAAGGCCTCCGGCACCCTGTCGGGAAAGGCGACGGTCGCCTGGGACGCCAAGGGCATGACCACGACGGGGCAGGCGACGGTGAAGGGGGTGGCCGGCGTCGCCGGGCCGGTGACGGTCGCCGGCGTGGCCGGTACGGTCACCCTGTCGAGCCTGTCTCCGCCGGTGATCCCGGCCGGGCAGAAGCTGTCCGTCGGCCTGCTCGATGTCGGCATTCCGTTGACCGACGGCACACTGCTGTTCGGCTATGGGCGCGACGGGCGGCTGGACGTGGGCCGCGCGGAATGGCGCTGGGCCGGCGGCACGCTGCGCGCCGATCCGTTCAAGCTGGCGCCCGCCGCGCCCAAGGGAAGCGTCACCCTGCATGCCGACGGAATCGACGCGGCCAAGCTACTGGAGTTGATCGCCGTCGATGGGTTGGAGGCGAGCGGCAAGCTGGCCGGCACCCTGCCGGTGGTTTTCGCCGACGACATGGTGACGCTGAACGGCGGCGTGCTGGAATCCGCCGCCCCCGGTACCCTGCGCTACGATCCCGCCAACCCGCCCGCCGCGCTGAAGGGTGAGGAGGGAAGCCCCACCGCCATGCTGATGGGGGCGCTGACCGATTTTCGGTACGACAGCCTGCGGATCACCATCGACGGGCAGGCCGGCGGCGAACTCAGCGCCGGTTTGTCGCTGCGCGGCGCCAACCCGTCATTCTACGATGGCCATCCGGTTGCGCTTAACCTTAAGCTGTCCGGCGCGCTCGACCGGATTCTGCGCCAGAACCTCGACGTCTACCGGATCCCCGACACGCTGCGGGACCGCATGACCGGCTTCGACCAGAAGGACCCCTGA
- a CDS encoding lysozyme inhibitor LprI family protein, whose product MPVLSLVSGLLAAGSMLVVLAAAPALAETPVPEAAETAEEKAAQAAANCAAAETPSAQLLCRDAGLVAAVAAMEAALAALGATTDATGRAAIEAGQIVWRARRDDACPVTAEDLADAKATKSRTGCLLRVIRQRTAALEAERKARSRPVAELPLAITGAAAPRFVELQRAVPPINRKATLAAFSGRWAKADPNHRTAIDDCRTSYLEIGADRTLTAVDARVPQFPLTGRLPAEGDPLREVPVQPLPPAEGATETAPAPLATLRLLPADSARFDRLVLRMAAPATFAAEFVRCR is encoded by the coding sequence ATGCCTGTGCTGTCCCTGGTGAGCGGCCTTCTGGCCGCCGGCTCCATGCTCGTGGTTCTGGCGGCGGCCCCGGCCCTGGCCGAGACGCCGGTCCCGGAGGCGGCGGAGACAGCGGAAGAAAAAGCGGCGCAGGCGGCGGCGAACTGCGCTGCGGCGGAGACGCCGTCGGCGCAGCTGCTGTGCCGCGATGCCGGACTGGTGGCTGCCGTTGCAGCGATGGAGGCGGCGCTGGCCGCGCTGGGCGCAACCACCGACGCCACCGGGCGGGCGGCGATCGAGGCCGGCCAGATCGTCTGGCGGGCGCGGCGCGACGATGCCTGCCCGGTGACCGCCGAGGATCTTGCCGATGCCAAGGCGACCAAGTCCCGCACCGGCTGCCTGCTGCGGGTCATCCGTCAGCGTACCGCGGCGCTGGAGGCGGAACGCAAGGCACGGTCCCGCCCGGTCGCGGAACTGCCTCTGGCCATCACCGGAGCAGCCGCGCCGCGCTTCGTGGAGCTGCAGAGGGCGGTGCCGCCGATCAACCGCAAGGCGACGCTGGCGGCTTTCTCCGGGCGCTGGGCCAAGGCCGATCCGAACCACCGCACCGCCATCGACGATTGCCGCACCTCCTATCTGGAGATCGGCGCCGACCGGACCCTGACCGCCGTGGATGCGCGGGTGCCCCAATTCCCGCTGACCGGCCGCCTGCCGGCCGAGGGCGACCCGCTGCGGGAGGTACCCGTGCAGCCGCTGCCGCCCGCCGAAGGGGCGACGGAGACGGCCCCCGCGCCGCTGGCCACCCTGCGTCTGCTGCCCGCCGATTCGGCGCGGTTCGACCGGCTGGTCCTGCGCATGGCCGCGCCCGCCACCTTCGCGGCGGAATTCGTCCGCTGCCGCTAG
- a CDS encoding SDR family oxidoreductase — MTPFISLEGKRTLITSGTRGAGAATVALFRELGARVLTAARSRPDTQDKEMFVSADLTTAEGCATLAAAVRERLGGVDIIVHMLGGSSAPAGGFASLSDAVWNTELDLNLMPAIRLDRELVPAMVAQGRGVVIHVTSIQHELPLPEATTAYAAAKAALSTYSKSLSKEVSPKGVRVVRVSPGWIETEAAVRLAERLAREAGTDYEGGKRIIMDSLGGIPIGRPSKPEDVANLVAFLASDRAGTITGTEYVIDGGTVPTV, encoded by the coding sequence ATGACCCCGTTCATCAGTCTCGAAGGTAAGCGGACGCTCATCACGTCGGGCACGCGCGGCGCCGGTGCGGCCACCGTCGCGCTGTTCCGCGAACTGGGAGCCCGTGTGCTGACCGCCGCCCGATCCCGTCCCGACACGCAGGACAAGGAGATGTTCGTCTCCGCGGACCTGACGACCGCGGAGGGGTGCGCCACGCTCGCCGCGGCAGTGCGCGAACGCCTTGGTGGAGTCGATATCATCGTGCACATGCTGGGTGGCTCCTCCGCACCAGCGGGTGGATTCGCGTCGCTGAGCGACGCAGTGTGGAACACGGAACTTGATCTCAACCTTATGCCCGCCATCCGGCTGGACCGCGAGCTCGTGCCCGCGATGGTGGCGCAGGGCCGCGGTGTGGTCATCCATGTGACTTCCATACAGCACGAACTGCCGTTGCCGGAGGCCACGACAGCCTATGCCGCCGCGAAGGCCGCGCTCTCGACCTACAGCAAGAGCCTCTCCAAGGAAGTCTCGCCGAAGGGCGTGCGTGTGGTGCGCGTTTCGCCCGGCTGGATCGAAACCGAGGCGGCGGTGCGGCTGGCGGAGCGGCTCGCGAGGGAGGCCGGCACCGATTACGAAGGCGGCAAGCGAATCATCATGGACTCGCTTGGCGGCATCCCCATCGGCAGGCCATCCAAGCCGGAAGATGTCGCCAACCTGGTCGCTTTCCTCGCTTCCGACCGGGCCGGGACCATAACCGGCACCGAATACGTCATCGACGGCGGTACCGTTCCCACGGTGTAG
- a CDS encoding peptidylprolyl isomerase: MKRWTRALLAALFATIFTVSFFTVSQGEAKALDPENTIYLDLKDGRVVIELRPDLAPNHVARIKELTRQGFYDGVVFHRVIDGFMAQTGDPTGTGMGGSGKKLKAEFSTAPHIRGTLSMARAQDPDSADSQFFICFAPSSFLDRQYTVWGRVVEGMEFVDMIKKGNQSRNGQVTDPDKIIKMQVAADVK, translated from the coding sequence ATGAAGCGGTGGACCCGCGCGTTGCTGGCGGCGCTGTTCGCCACAATCTTCACTGTCTCGTTCTTTACAGTCTCGCAAGGGGAGGCGAAGGCCTTGGATCCGGAAAACACCATCTACCTCGACCTCAAGGACGGTCGCGTGGTGATCGAACTGCGGCCCGACCTGGCGCCGAACCACGTCGCCCGCATCAAGGAACTGACCCGCCAGGGCTTCTACGACGGCGTCGTCTTCCACCGCGTCATCGACGGCTTCATGGCCCAGACCGGCGACCCGACCGGCACCGGCATGGGCGGCTCCGGCAAGAAGCTGAAGGCCGAGTTCTCCACCGCCCCGCACATCCGCGGAACCCTGTCGATGGCCCGCGCGCAGGACCCGGACAGCGCCGACAGCCAGTTCTTCATCTGCTTCGCGCCGTCCAGCTTCCTTGATCGCCAGTACACGGTCTGGGGCCGCGTGGTCGAGGGCATGGAATTCGTGGACATGATCAAGAAGGGCAACCAGTCCCGCAACGGTCAGGTCACCGACCCGGACAAGATCATCAAGATGCAGGTCGCTGCCGACGTCAAGTAA
- a CDS encoding aldose 1-epimerase, translated as MSRTGTIIALRHGAMTLTAAPHIGGSLASWSLSTPGGPVDLFRRASDHALAGDFAPDMACFPLVPFSNRIGGARFVFQGREVVLATDPGSPHRIHGHGWSNPWTIEAAADDALRMGFAHRADDWPWSYRAAQTVALDGEGLTVTLDLINESDSDMPAGLGLHPYFVRSPGSIVTADLRGVWDNDDTILPSRRRPLPAAWDFRHGVVMDHAALDNGFTGWSGTATLDRPRDRLRLTMIADGPVGHLIVYAPPGEPYLCLEPATHMTDALNRPQEPDAGVIALPAGERLSMTVRFLVSRI; from the coding sequence ATGAGTCGGACCGGCACCATCATCGCGTTGCGGCACGGGGCCATGACGCTCACCGCGGCTCCGCACATCGGCGGTTCGCTGGCGAGTTGGAGCCTGTCGACCCCCGGCGGTCCGGTCGATCTGTTCCGCCGCGCCTCCGACCATGCACTTGCCGGCGACTTCGCCCCGGACATGGCCTGCTTCCCGCTGGTTCCCTTTTCCAACCGCATCGGCGGCGCCCGTTTCGTCTTCCAGGGGCGGGAGGTGGTGCTCGCCACCGATCCCGGATCGCCGCACCGCATCCACGGCCATGGCTGGTCCAACCCCTGGACCATCGAGGCCGCAGCCGACGATGCGCTCCGCATGGGTTTCGCCCACCGCGCCGACGACTGGCCCTGGAGCTACCGGGCGGCCCAGACCGTGGCGCTCGACGGTGAAGGGCTGACCGTCACCCTCGACCTGATCAACGAGTCCGACAGCGACATGCCGGCCGGGCTGGGGCTGCATCCCTATTTCGTCAGGTCGCCGGGCAGCATCGTCACCGCCGACCTGCGCGGCGTCTGGGACAATGACGACACCATCCTGCCGTCCCGCCGCCGCCCCCTGCCCGCCGCCTGGGATTTCCGCCACGGCGTGGTGATGGACCATGCGGCGCTGGACAACGGCTTCACCGGATGGTCCGGTACGGCGACGCTCGACCGCCCGCGGGACCGGCTGCGCCTGACCATGATCGCCGACGGGCCGGTCGGCCATCTGATCGTCTACGCCCCGCCCGGCGAGCCCTATCTGTGCCTGGAGCCGGCCACCCACATGACCGACGCGCTGAACCGCCCGCAGGAACCGGATGCCGGCGTCATCGCCCTGCCGGCGGGGGAGCGGCTGTCGATGACCGTCCGCTTCCTCGTATCACGAATCTAG
- a CDS encoding YnbE family lipoprotein, which produces MITKFASARLMAALLLPIAAAACTPTVKIEAPEKPIEINLNVRIEQEVRVKLERDVDDAIRNDPALFGLPTDSVPSPAKGKK; this is translated from the coding sequence ATGATAACCAAATTCGCATCCGCCCGCCTGATGGCCGCCCTGCTGTTGCCAATCGCGGCGGCAGCCTGCACCCCCACGGTCAAGATCGAAGCGCCCGAAAAGCCCATCGAGATCAACCTGAATGTCCGCATCGAGCAGGAGGTGCGGGTCAAGCTGGAACGCGACGTCGACGACGCCATCCGCAACGACCCCGCCCTGTTCGGCTTGCCGACGGACTCCGTGCCCTCTCCCGCCAAGGGGAAGAAGTGA
- a CDS encoding YdbL family protein, translating into MTTQPIARRRFNRLALSAMAAGLLAFALPQLAFAQDALAAAKAAGQIGERPDGLVGAVPGAPASAQALAEQVNAQRLARYREIAKGNGTALDKVQAVAGQQLIERTPAGQFVMNAAGQWQRK; encoded by the coding sequence ATGACGACCCAACCCATCGCCCGCCGCCGCTTCAACCGGCTGGCCCTGTCCGCCATGGCCGCGGGGCTGCTGGCCTTTGCCCTGCCGCAGCTTGCCTTCGCGCAGGATGCGCTGGCCGCCGCCAAGGCCGCCGGCCAGATCGGCGAGCGTCCGGACGGGCTGGTCGGCGCCGTCCCCGGCGCCCCCGCATCGGCCCAGGCGCTGGCGGAGCAGGTGAACGCCCAGCGGCTCGCCCGTTACCGCGAGATCGCCAAGGGCAACGGCACGGCGCTCGACAAGGTTCAGGCGGTCGCCGGCCAGCAGCTGATCGAGCGCACCCCCGCCGGCCAATTCGTGATGAACGCCGCCGGCCAGTGGCAGCGGAAGTGA
- a CDS encoding nuclear transport factor 2 family protein, which translates to MILPSPILAYIDADKRNDGGALIDAFSPDAVVRDDGQSHVGRDAIGAWWRMAKARYRHKIEPLEVTEMGDTANLLAKVTGQFPGSPATMTFAFRIEGNRITGLEINP; encoded by the coding sequence ATGATTCTCCCTTCACCGATCCTGGCCTACATCGACGCAGACAAGAGGAACGATGGGGGCGCGCTGATCGATGCCTTCTCGCCCGACGCCGTCGTCAGGGATGACGGCCAATCACATGTCGGTCGGGATGCCATCGGCGCGTGGTGGCGCATGGCCAAGGCCAGATACCGGCACAAGATCGAACCGCTGGAAGTGACTGAAATGGGCGATACCGCCAATCTCCTCGCCAAGGTGACCGGGCAATTCCCGGGCAGCCCCGCCACAATGACCTTTGCGTTTCGGATCGAGGGCAACCGGATCACCGGCCTGGAGATCAACCCATGA